The window AAATTCAGCGCCGGGGAACCTTGCTCCAGCCGCGCGTAGGTCAGCATCTCGTCCACCAGACGGTCGAGGTCTTCGATGTCGTGGTCCATGCCTTCGCAGTATTTTTCCAGGGCTTGCGGAGTGGTCGCTGAGCCGATCATTTCCAGGCCAAAGCGCAAACGCGCCACCGGCGTGCGCAATTCGTGGGACACAGCGCGCACCAGCTCACGCTGGATCGCCAGCAGTTGCTGCAGGTGCTCGGCCATACCGTTGAACGCCGACGCCAGCCTTCCGACAGAGTCCGCACCGCGCGCCGGCACGCGGGTTTCCAGGCTGCCTTTGGCGATGCGCGTGGCCGCCGCTTCCAGGCCACGTAGGCGCCGTTCGAGTTGCCGCACCAATAAATAGACGATCAAGCCGATCAGGGTCAGGCCCAGCGCGGCAATCAGCACCAGCCATTCCGGAGGATAAGGATTCATCTGGTACAACGGACCAATTTCCAGCACCCAGGGCGTGCCGACCATCCCGGCGAACACCCGGATCGAATCGCCGCCCTTGCCCAGCGCCATCACCGTGTCGCCCTCAGAGACCCGGCGACTCTGGTCTTCGTCCATGTCGGCGTCTTCGACCGTGACCAGGCGCAAGTCGAAACCAAAGCCCTTGTCCTGCTTCAATTGCGCCAGGCGCACCGGCTGCTCGCCCACCGGGTAGCGCACCAGTTCGTCCACCAACAGGTAAATGGTCGCCCGGGCCAACTGCTCGCTGATCTGCTGCACTTCCCCCGTGAGGACCAGTTGTTCCTTGTCACTGACCAGTCGATAAACCTTCGCCGCATGTGGCCCGGTCTGCTCCACCAGTGCCTCGCCATGCAGCACGCGGGTGCGCTGCCGGATGTCGAGGTCGGTCTCGTTGAAGGTTTTCAGCGCCAGCGGAATGCCCAGCAACCGCTCCCACACCAGCAACGCCCGGTGGCGCTCGGTCTGGTTCATCGGTTGCAGGTTGTCGGCCATCAGCGAAAACGTGCCGTGGGCCAGACGCTCGCGGTATTGCTCGCTGCGCACCTGGTTGAGCATGTGCAAGGCCAGCACACCAAGCACCGCCACCAGAATCAGCGCGGCGCACATGCCGCCATAAATACGCAGGAAGATCGAATTCACAGGCTTTGATCTACGCAGGCCTCGGGTACGAACAGATAGCCTTTGCTGCGCACGGTCTTGATCAGCCGCGGATGATCCGGGTCATCGCCGATCTTCGGACGGATGCGCGAAATGCGCACGTCGATGGAACGGTCCTGGCCGTCATAGCCGATACCGCGCAGCGCGGTGAAGATCTCTTCCCGGGACAGAATGCGCCCGGCGTTGGCCACCAGCAGCCAGAGCAAATCGAACTCGGCGCTGGTCAGTTCGATGCCGTTGTCATTCAGCCAGGCTTCGCGCAGGGCGTTGTCCACCACCAGCGGGCCGAATTGCAGGCGCCGTTGTTTTTCCGGCACCGGTTCCGGCGCCTCGCTGCGTCGCAGCAACGCCTGGATGCGCGCCAGCAGCAAGCGCGGGCGCACCGGTTTGCACACGTAGTCGTCGGCGCCCAGGTCGAGGCCGAGGATCTGGTCGGTATCGTCGCTGCGCGCGGTGAGCATCAGGATCGGGCCGTCATAGCGGTCGCGGACCTTGCGGCAAATGCTCAGACCGTCTTCACCGGGCAGCATCAGGTCGAGGATCACCAGGTCCGGCTGTTCCTTGGTGATCCGCGCCGCCGCCAGGGCGCCATTGCCCTCGATCGCCACGCGCAGGCCATTGGCTTCCAGGTAGTCGCGGGTCAGTTCGGCCAGACGCTGGTCGTCTTCGACAATCAATATTTGCCAGGCTTCTTGCTCCACGGTGACCTCTGTTTACCAATGACACTAATAAGGAAGGATCCGCCCGTCTTTTTGTAATGATTCGGGGGATAAATTGCATACACGCCGACCGATTGTATAGAACGTCGCCCGCACAGAACACAAGCCGGTAAATGCGTTCGGAGATGACGTATTTTTGTGATAGGGTTCGCGCCCTTAAAAATCCGTCCGGCCGTTTTCGATCGTTGAAAAATGCTGAAAAAAGGTCCGGTCCAGCAGCATCGCGGCCTACACGCCGATTGGCCCTTTCACACACAATTTACGCACAGGTTTATCCACAGGTAGTACGTTGCAATCGCCCCCCAAAACGCATTATCTTGTACCCCAGCGCCAAAAAAACCCTAGATGTAGGGTTTAGCGCAAAAAACCAAACACAAACCGGACACCAATTTCAAGCGCTTTTCTTGCCTCTGTCCGGTTGATTCAAACGTATTTTCGAAAGTCCAAACCGCGCGTGCGGATGGCTACTGTATTTCGGCCCAAAGTGGTGAAAACGGTACGGGTGTTGCAGTCCTGAACTGTCACCTCAAAGGACCCCGGTCTTGCGCCCAAGGCGTGAGACCAAAGACTTCGGCATGGAAGCGGCGCCCAATAGCCCCCTTCCTGATCTGTCCCGAAGTTGGTATGCCCGGCCCTCGCCGGTTGTAGTGCTTCAGGACGGAACGGTGGGCACTGTGATGGTGCCCAAACAAACATAGAGAATGTGGAGACAACCCCCCATGCAAACCGACACAACTCGCGAGAACCCGCAGGGCACCTTGCCGCAGGCTACCGATTCGAATCAGGATCTGTCCGCCACTGCGCCTGGCCAACTGCGCGTGATCAAGCGTAACGGCACTGTCGTTCCTTACACCGATGACAAGATCACCGTCGCCATCACCAAAGCGTTCCTCGCAGTTGAAGGCGGCACCGCTGCCGCTTCGTCGCGAATCCACGACACCGTGGCCCGCCTGACCGAACAGGTCACCGCCACGTTCAAGCGTCGCATGCCATCGGGCGGCACCATCCACATCGAAGAAATCCAGGACCAGGTCGAACTGGCCCTGATGCGCGCCGGCGAGCAGAAAGTCGCTCGCGACTACGTGATCTACCGTGACGGTCGTTCGAAAGAACGCGCTGCCCACGCACCGGCCGAAGAAGCGGTCAATGCTCACCCGTCGATCCGCATCACCCGCGCCGACGGCAGCTTTGCTCCTCTGGACATGGGCCGCCTGAACACCATCGTCACCGAAGCGTGCGAAGGCCTGGAAGAAGTCGACGGCGACCTGATCCAGCGCGAAACCCTGAAAAACCTGTACGACGGCGTGGCCCTGACCGACGTCAACACCGCTCTGGTAATGACCGCCCGTACCTTGGTTGAGCGTGAGCCGAACTACTCGTTCGTGACCGCCCGCCTGCTGATGGACACCCTGCGTGCCGAAGGCCTGGGCTTCCTCGGCGTGGCCGAAAGCGCTACCCACCACGAGATGGTCGACCTGTACGCCAAGGCCCTGCCTGCCTACATCGCCAAGGGTATCGAATTCGAATTGCTGAACCCGGTCCTGGCGTCCTTCGACCTGGAAAAACTCGGCAAGGCAATCAACCACGAGCGCGACCAGCAGTTCACTTACCTGGGCCTGCAAACCCTGTACGACCGTTACTTCATCCACAAGGATGGCGTGCGTTTCGAACTGCCGCAGATCTTCTTCATGCGCGTGGCCATGGGCCTGGCGATCGAAGAGAAGAACAAAGAAGACCGTGCGATCGAGTTCTACAACCTGCTGTCGTCCTTCGACTACATGTCGTCGACCCCGACCCTGTTCAACGCCGGCACCCTGCGCCCACAGCTGTCGAGCTGCTACCTGACCACCGTGCCGGATGACCTGTCGGGCATCTACCACGCGATCCACGACAACGCCATGTTGTCGAAATTCGCCGGCGGCCTGGGCAACGACTGGACTCCGGTTCGCGCATTGGGTTCGTACATCAAGGGCACCAACGGCAAATCCCAGGGCGTTGTTCCGTTCCTGAAAGTGGTGAACGACACCGCCGTTGCCGTTAACCAGGGTGGCAAGCGCAAAGGCGCTGTCTGTGCCTACCTGGAAACCTGGCACATGGACATCGAAGAGTTCATCGAGCTGCGCAAGAACACCGGTGATGATCGTCGTCGTACCCACGACATGAACACCGCCAACTGGATCCCGGACCTGTTCATGAAGCGCGTCTTCGATGATGGTCCGTGGACCCTGTTCTCGCCTTCCGAAGTTCCGGACCTGCACGACCTGACCGGCAAGGCCTTCGAAGAGCGTTACGAGTACTACGAAGCCCTGTCTCAGTACCCAGGCAAGATCAAGCTGTTCAAGACCATCCAGGCCAAAGACCTGTGGCGCAAAATGCTGTCCATGCTGTTTGAAACCGGCCACCCATGGCTGACCTTCAAAGACCCGTGCAACCTGCGCAGCCCGCAGCAGCACGTCGGCGTGGTTCACAGCTCGAACCTGTGCACCGAGATCACCTTGAACACCAACAAGGACGAGATCGCCGTTTGCAACCTGGGCTCGATCAACCTGCCGAACCACATCGTCAACGGCAAGCTGGACACCGCCAAGCTGGAACGCACCGTGAACACCGCCGTGCGCATGCTCGATAACGTGATCGACATCAACTACTACTCGGTGCCGCAAGCGAAGAACTCCAACTTCAAGCACCGTCCGGTCGGCCTGGGCATCATGGGCTTCCAGGATGCGCTGTACCTGCAGCACATTCCTTACGGTTCCGATGCCGCCGTACAGTTCGCCGACACGTCCATGGAAGCGGTCAGCTACTTCGCGATCCAGGCGTCCTGCGACCTGGCCGACGAGCGTGGCGCCTACGAGACGTTCCAGGGTTCGCTGTGGTCCAAAGGCATCCTGCCGCTGGATTCGCAACAGATCCTGATCGAAGCCCGTGGCCAGAAGTACATCGACGTTGACCTGAAGGAAACCCTGGACTGGGCACCGGTTCGCGCCCGTGTGCAGAAAGGTATCCGTAACTCCAACATCATGGCCATCGCTCCGACCGCGACCATCGCCAACATCACTGGCGTATCGCAGTCGATCGAACCGACCTACCAGAACCTCTATGTGAAATCGAACCTGTCGGGCGAATTCACCGTGATCAACCCGTACCTGGTTCGCGACCTCAAGGCTCGCGGTCTGTGGGACTCGGTCATGATCAACGACCTGAAGTACTACGACGGTTCCGTGCAGCAAATCGAGCGCATCCCGCAAGAACTCAAAGAGCTCTACGCGACCGCCTTCGAAGTGGACACCAAGTGGATCGTTGACGCGGCAAGCCGTCGTCAGAAGTGGATCGACCAGGCTCAATCGCTGAACCTGTACATCGCTGGCGCTTCGGGCAAGAAACTGGACGTGACCTACCGCATGGCCTGGTACCGTGGTCTGAAAACCACTTACTACCTCCGTGCCCTGGCCGCGACCAGCACCGAGAAGTCGACCATCAACACCGGCAAGCTGAACGCTGTTTCCAGCGGCGGCAACCACGGTGACGACTCGGTCCTGGCAGCACCTGCCGGTCCAGCTCCAGTGCCGAAGGCTTGCGCCATCGACGAGCCGGATTGCGAAGCTTGCCAATAAGCTGAGCCAATAGGCGCTGCGAGGCGCTTATCTGAAACCCCCGATCAGTCCTCTGGATTGTCGGGGGTTTTCTTTTGACCTTTAAAAGATCGCAGCCTCGTTCACTCGAGAGCTCCTACATTCGAATGCGGATCCCTTGTAGGAGCTGTCGAGTGAAACGAGGCTGCGATCTTTTGATCTTTTGCCGACCACAAAAAAGCCCCTCTTCCGAGGGGCTCCTTGTACTGCGATTCAGCCAACCAACATCAAGTCATCTGAATGATGGTCTGCATGATGGTGCTCTGGGTGGAGATGGTCTTGGCGTTCGCCTGGTAGTTGCTCTGCGCCTTGATCAGGTCGACCAGTTCGTTGGTCACGTTGACGTTGGACTCTTCCAGGGAGTTGGAGTGGATCTCACCCAGGGAACCGGTTTGCGGTGCGTCATAGCCCGGCTGACCCGAGGCGAAGGTTTCCTTCCAGCTGGTGCCACCCACTGGCTGCAGGCCTTGTTCGTTGGTGAAGCTGGCCAGCGCCAGTTGACCGATCGCTTTAGTCTGGTAGTTGCTGAAGTTAGCCAGCATCACACCGCTGCCATCGATGGTCAGGTTGGTGATCTGGCCGGTGGCGTAGCCGTTTTGATCTGGAATGGAACGTGCGCTGTCGGCGTTGAACTGCGTCGTGTTGCTCATGGCGATAGTCACACCCGCCGGGTCGGCGGCTGCACCGTTGGCTGCCCAAACGCCATTGGTTACTTTGCCCGGAATCCAGCCAGTAATTTTCAGGTCAGGGCTGACGACTGGAGGAGTGCCCGGCGTGGTGACCGAAACCAGCTTGCCACTGGTGTCAAAAGCCATGGTCGAAGGGACCGGACGCGAAGCTGCGTTCATCGGATCGCTGCCGTTCGGGTTGCGACCATCGATCAAGGTATAGACATCCCAGGTATTGGCCGCCGTCTTGACCATGTATTGGTCCATCTGGTGCGTATTACCCTGAGTATCGAAAATCTGGGTGGTGAACTGCTTGGTGAAAGCGGTTCCCGGCTTGCTCGGGTCGAACGGGTTGGCCACCTGGTCGATCACATCGGACTTGGAGTCCAGGTTGATCGTCGACGAAACGTTGGTGGTAGTTTTCGGCGCCAGGTTGGACGTGTCGATGCGCAAGTCCGTCAGCACGCCATTGATGATCTTGCCATTGGCGTCTACACCATAACCTTGCAGACGCGCAGTGCCGTCGGTGTTGGTGACGTAGCCTTCCTTGTCGACCTTGAACGTGCCGGCGCGGGTGTAGGACAACGATCCGCTGTCGTTGAGCACGAAGAAACCGGAGCCGTTGATGCCCATGTCCAGCACGTTACCGGTGTTGTTGATATCACCCTGGGTGAACTGCTGGGAGACGTTGGCCAAGCGCACGCCGCTACCGGTGGTCTTGCTACCCGAGCCCAGTTTGGTCGCCGAGTACACATCTTCGAATTCCGCACGGGACGATTTGAAACCGACAGTCGCGACGTTGGCAATGTTGTTGCCGGTTACGTCCAGTTGCTTGTTGGCGGCATAGAGACCGCTAAGGCCGATGTTGAAAGACATATTCCACTCCTTTGTGCCGGGTTAGTCGGCTCTATATACCAATGGTTTGCACTTTGGACAGGGCGATACTGCCCAGTCCAGCGAGGTTGAGCATCAACTCACCGCCGGTCTGGCTGATGGTTACGCTGGTGACGGTCGCCGGCAGGTTGGTGATCAGCGCAACAGCCTGATCATCGATGGTGGTGGTTGCCGCGAAGGTGTAAGTACCTGCCGGGGCTACGTTGCCGGCATTGTCCTTGCCATCCCATGTGAAGCTGGCGTTGCCGGCTTTCTGGTCGGTCAGGGTAATCGTGCGAATGACTTTGCCGTCCTTGTCGGTGATTTTCACTTCGGCTTGAGCCACCGACTGTGGCAGTACGACCGCACCGGTCATACCCTTGGTGGTATCGACCACAGCCTTGTCGCCCGGCGCGATGACCGAACGGCCCACCAACGACGAGGCTTGCAATGCCTGGGATGAGCCAAAGGCGCCGGCAATGCCGCTCACGGTATCGTTAAGCGAGGTGATGCCTTCCAGGCTACTGAACTGCGCCAGCTGCGCCACGAACTCACCGTTACCCTGCGGCTCCAGAGGGTTCTGGTTCTTCAGTTGTGTCACCAGCAACTGCAGGAACGCATCTTTGCCCAGGGCTTTTTTACCGGTGGCACTGCCCGCCGCCGACGCCAGGGCGTCAGTGTCCTTGTTCGTCTTGATCGAGGAATTGGCCAGGATGTCGTTGAGGCTCATGCCACTCGTGGTATCGCTAACACTCATCTGAGTCGCCCCTTATCACTGACCGAGGGTCAGGACTTTCTGCATCATGGTTTTGGCGGTGTTCATCATTTCGGCGTTGGTCTGGAACGAACGGCTCGCGGAAATCATGTCGGCCATTTCTTCCACCACGTTGACGTTCGGGTAGTAGACGTAACCCTTGGCATCGGCCGCCGGATGGTTCGGCTCGTAACGCGCTTCGAGGTTGCTCTGGTCTTCGACCACGCCCAGCACCTGCACGCCTTGACCGGCGGCATCCTGGTTCTGGAACAGCGAATCG of the Pseudomonas sp. MAG733B genome contains:
- a CDS encoding ATP-binding protein gives rise to the protein MNSIFLRIYGGMCAALILVAVLGVLALHMLNQVRSEQYRERLAHGTFSLMADNLQPMNQTERHRALLVWERLLGIPLALKTFNETDLDIRQRTRVLHGEALVEQTGPHAAKVYRLVSDKEQLVLTGEVQQISEQLARATIYLLVDELVRYPVGEQPVRLAQLKQDKGFGFDLRLVTVEDADMDEDQSRRVSEGDTVMALGKGGDSIRVFAGMVGTPWVLEIGPLYQMNPYPPEWLVLIAALGLTLIGLIVYLLVRQLERRLRGLEAAATRIAKGSLETRVPARGADSVGRLASAFNGMAEHLQQLLAIQRELVRAVSHELRTPVARLRFGLEMIGSATTPQALEKYCEGMDHDIEDLDRLVDEMLTYARLEQGSPALNFQRIDLDALVNQVIEELAPLRADVTVQRGLCLSAADNDDAWVEAEPRYLHRAIQNLVTNAMRHAQSRVTISYQVGQQRCRVDVEDDGPGVPEIAWEKIFTPFLRLDDSRTRASGGHGLGLSIVRRIIHWHDGRALIGKSKSLGGACFSLSWPRNQERR
- a CDS encoding response regulator; the encoded protein is MEQEAWQILIVEDDQRLAELTRDYLEANGLRVAIEGNGALAAARITKEQPDLVILDLMLPGEDGLSICRKVRDRYDGPILMLTARSDDTDQILGLDLGADDYVCKPVRPRLLLARIQALLRRSEAPEPVPEKQRRLQFGPLVVDNALREAWLNDNGIELTSAEFDLLWLLVANAGRILSREEIFTALRGIGYDGQDRSIDVRISRIRPKIGDDPDHPRLIKTVRSKGYLFVPEACVDQSL
- a CDS encoding ribonucleoside-diphosphate reductase subunit alpha, whose protein sequence is MQTDTTRENPQGTLPQATDSNQDLSATAPGQLRVIKRNGTVVPYTDDKITVAITKAFLAVEGGTAAASSRIHDTVARLTEQVTATFKRRMPSGGTIHIEEIQDQVELALMRAGEQKVARDYVIYRDGRSKERAAHAPAEEAVNAHPSIRITRADGSFAPLDMGRLNTIVTEACEGLEEVDGDLIQRETLKNLYDGVALTDVNTALVMTARTLVEREPNYSFVTARLLMDTLRAEGLGFLGVAESATHHEMVDLYAKALPAYIAKGIEFELLNPVLASFDLEKLGKAINHERDQQFTYLGLQTLYDRYFIHKDGVRFELPQIFFMRVAMGLAIEEKNKEDRAIEFYNLLSSFDYMSSTPTLFNAGTLRPQLSSCYLTTVPDDLSGIYHAIHDNAMLSKFAGGLGNDWTPVRALGSYIKGTNGKSQGVVPFLKVVNDTAVAVNQGGKRKGAVCAYLETWHMDIEEFIELRKNTGDDRRRTHDMNTANWIPDLFMKRVFDDGPWTLFSPSEVPDLHDLTGKAFEERYEYYEALSQYPGKIKLFKTIQAKDLWRKMLSMLFETGHPWLTFKDPCNLRSPQQHVGVVHSSNLCTEITLNTNKDEIAVCNLGSINLPNHIVNGKLDTAKLERTVNTAVRMLDNVIDINYYSVPQAKNSNFKHRPVGLGIMGFQDALYLQHIPYGSDAAVQFADTSMEAVSYFAIQASCDLADERGAYETFQGSLWSKGILPLDSQQILIEARGQKYIDVDLKETLDWAPVRARVQKGIRNSNIMAIAPTATIANITGVSQSIEPTYQNLYVKSNLSGEFTVINPYLVRDLKARGLWDSVMINDLKYYDGSVQQIERIPQELKELYATAFEVDTKWIVDAASRRQKWIDQAQSLNLYIAGASGKKLDVTYRMAWYRGLKTTYYLRALAATSTEKSTINTGKLNAVSSGGNHGDDSVLAAPAGPAPVPKACAIDEPDCEACQ
- the flgE gene encoding flagellar hook protein FlgE → MSFNIGLSGLYAANKQLDVTGNNIANVATVGFKSSRAEFEDVYSATKLGSGSKTTGSGVRLANVSQQFTQGDINNTGNVLDMGINGSGFFVLNDSGSLSYTRAGTFKVDKEGYVTNTDGTARLQGYGVDANGKIINGVLTDLRIDTSNLAPKTTTNVSSTINLDSKSDVIDQVANPFDPSKPGTAFTKQFTTQIFDTQGNTHQMDQYMVKTAANTWDVYTLIDGRNPNGSDPMNAASRPVPSTMAFDTSGKLVSVTTPGTPPVVSPDLKITGWIPGKVTNGVWAANGAAADPAGVTIAMSNTTQFNADSARSIPDQNGYATGQITNLTIDGSGVMLANFSNYQTKAIGQLALASFTNEQGLQPVGGTSWKETFASGQPGYDAPQTGSLGEIHSNSLEESNVNVTNELVDLIKAQSNYQANAKTISTQSTIMQTIIQMT
- the flgD gene encoding flagellar hook assembly protein FlgD — its product is MSVSDTTSGMSLNDILANSSIKTNKDTDALASAAGSATGKKALGKDAFLQLLVTQLKNQNPLEPQGNGEFVAQLAQFSSLEGITSLNDTVSGIAGAFGSSQALQASSLVGRSVIAPGDKAVVDTTKGMTGAVVLPQSVAQAEVKITDKDGKVIRTITLTDQKAGNASFTWDGKDNAGNVAPAGTYTFAATTTIDDQAVALITNLPATVTSVTISQTGGELMLNLAGLGSIALSKVQTIGI
- the flgC gene encoding flagellar basal body rod protein FlgC is translated as MSLSSVFNIAGSGMSAQTTRLNTVASNIANAETVSSSIDQTYRARHPVFATMFQGGQSGGSDSLFQNQDAAGQGVQVLGVVEDQSNLEARYEPNHPAADAKGYVYYPNVNVVEEMADMISASRSFQTNAEMMNTAKTMMQKVLTLGQ